A DNA window from Candidatus Binataceae bacterium contains the following coding sequences:
- a CDS encoding beta-ketoacyl-[acyl-carrier-protein] synthase family protein — translation MKLHLNALGVINPLGRSKHEVARNLFAGSRTGLISRNELLPDRSVRVGVVSGPLPELPARLAPLDCRNNRLALAAIGQIENDIRAIAARVGPHRVAVVMGTSTSGIADGEAALLQRITKGEWPEEFRYSRQEIGNLAGCVAAYLELSGPAYTVATACSSSAKVFASAQRLIAAGLCDAAVVGGADTLCRMTLGGFDSLELLAKDYCNPFSRNRDGINIGEGAAVFLMTTEESAVSLLGVGESSDAYHVSSPHPEGEGAALAMTRALEAAHLRPEQIDYINLHGTATALNDAMEARAINRIFSERTPCSSTKSITGHLLGAAGANEAAFLWLMLDAGFASGCVPPHVWDGEIDPAIPRLNLVPPQFHLGHSTRRAALSNSFAFGGSNASLVLGRGW, via the coding sequence ATGAAGCTCCATCTGAACGCGCTCGGAGTGATCAATCCGCTCGGTCGCAGCAAGCACGAGGTCGCCCGCAATCTTTTCGCAGGGTCGCGCACAGGCCTGATTAGTCGCAACGAGTTGCTCCCTGATCGATCGGTTCGCGTAGGAGTAGTATCGGGGCCGCTACCCGAATTGCCGGCGCGACTCGCGCCGCTTGATTGCCGCAACAATCGCCTCGCCCTGGCAGCCATTGGTCAGATCGAAAATGACATTAGAGCCATCGCCGCGCGCGTCGGCCCCCATCGCGTGGCAGTGGTGATGGGCACCAGCACCTCGGGAATTGCCGACGGGGAAGCTGCCCTTCTCCAGCGCATTACGAAAGGCGAGTGGCCGGAAGAATTCCGCTACAGCCGTCAGGAGATTGGTAATCTCGCCGGCTGCGTCGCCGCCTATCTCGAGCTCAGCGGCCCGGCCTATACCGTCGCGACCGCCTGTTCGTCGAGCGCGAAAGTCTTCGCCTCGGCGCAGCGCTTGATCGCAGCCGGACTGTGCGACGCCGCGGTAGTTGGCGGCGCCGACACGCTCTGCCGCATGACGCTCGGCGGCTTCGATTCGCTTGAACTGCTGGCCAAAGATTATTGTAATCCCTTCAGCCGCAACCGTGACGGCATCAATATCGGCGAAGGCGCCGCGGTGTTTTTGATGACGACCGAGGAATCTGCGGTATCGCTGCTCGGCGTGGGCGAAAGCTCGGATGCCTACCATGTCAGCTCCCCTCATCCTGAGGGCGAGGGCGCCGCGCTCGCGATGACCCGTGCGCTTGAAGCTGCCCATCTGCGGCCCGAGCAGATCGATTACATCAATTTGCATGGCACCGCGACCGCACTCAACGACGCGATGGAGGCGCGCGCGATCAACCGAATCTTCAGCGAGCGAACGCCGTGCAGCTCAACCAAATCGATAACCGGTCACCTGCTGGGCGCCGCCGGTGCAAACGAGGCCGCCTTCCTGTGGCTGATGCTCGACGCGGGCTTCGCGAGCGGTTGCGTACCGCCACACGTCTGGGACGGCGAGATCGACCCGGCAATACCCCGGCTTAATCTGGTCCCGCCACAGTTTCATCTTGGACATTCAACGCGGCGCGCCGCGCTCAGCAATTCATTTGCTTTTGGCGGCAGCAATGCGAGCCTCGTGCTGGGACGAGGTTGGTGA
- a CDS encoding 3-ketoacyl-ACP reductase FabG2, with amino-acid sequence MSRSILVTGSSKGIGRAIAQRLAREAFTVIVHYHRDREGAEQTLKGICENGGIGRIMHFDLADRRECREQIEADIAEHGAYYGVVLNAGIARDNAFPALEDEDWDSVVDTDLGGFYNVLRPIVMPMVSARRGGRIVSIASVSGIMGNRGQVNYSAAKAGIIGATKALAIELAKRNITVNCVAPGLIETQMLEGAPLDEVLGAIPMRRVGRPEEVAAAVSFLCSDDASYVTRQVISVNGGMA; translated from the coding sequence ATGAGTCGAAGCATCCTCGTTACCGGATCGAGCAAGGGGATTGGGCGCGCGATCGCGCAGCGCCTCGCCCGTGAAGCCTTTACTGTGATTGTGCATTACCACCGCGATCGTGAAGGCGCGGAGCAGACCCTAAAAGGCATCTGCGAGAATGGCGGGATTGGCAGAATCATGCACTTCGACCTTGCCGATCGACGGGAGTGTCGCGAACAGATCGAAGCCGACATCGCTGAACATGGCGCTTACTACGGCGTGGTCCTCAATGCGGGTATCGCGCGCGACAACGCCTTCCCGGCCCTCGAAGATGAGGATTGGGACAGTGTCGTCGATACTGACCTGGGCGGTTTTTACAACGTCCTGCGCCCGATCGTGATGCCGATGGTATCGGCGCGGCGCGGCGGCCGCATAGTATCGATTGCGTCGGTTTCCGGCATCATGGGAAATCGTGGTCAGGTCAATTACAGCGCGGCCAAAGCCGGCATAATCGGCGCCACCAAGGCGCTCGCGATCGAGTTGGCGAAGCGCAACATCACCGTCAATTGCGTCGCCCCCGGCCTGATCGAAACGCAGATGCTTGAGGGCGCACCGCTCGATGAAGTGCTCGGAGCAATACCGATGCGCCGCGTCGGCCGGCCCGAAGAAGTGGCCGCCGCAGTGAGTTTTCTCTGCTCGGATGACGCGAGCTACGTTACGCGCCAGGTGATCTCGGTCAACGGCGGAATGGCATGA
- a CDS encoding glycosyltransferase: protein MTFKCCAIIPSYNHSKMVGELVRRLRELELPVFIIDDGSDAPTRAVLAALHAPVCGVTVYRLDANRGKGAAVMQGFELARAAGFTHALQIDADGQHDLAKLPEFLALGAAHPEALIAGAPTLDASTPRVRRIGRSITHFWVGVETLTLHPVDTMCGLRLYPLDRVARLYTTHRLGRRMDFDIEIFVRLIWDGVQIFLVPVRVAYPPDNTSNFAMVHDNWLITVMHTRLVLAIPWRLRQILRNRRRPIGQPRHWAALAERGASWGLSVLALFYRLTGRWGCTVAVVPVALYCHLTGTEQRRASREFLRRAYRAKGIDYHPGLFATFRHSFGFARKTVDTFAAWVGGIDPAAVVVRDKRTLDDVTAGGQGILLIVSHLGNIELSRALLNDAQRSRIKILVHTVHAENFARILRQFRPEAMADTIQVTEINPGAMIALEEAIARGDWVAIAGDRTPVRSDERIVMAPFLGRDAPFPQGPYVLAHLLECPVYLMFCLRQEGGYVLYFEIFAERITLPRRDRHLSIAMWAARYAARLESFCSIDPFQWYNFFDFWQQPPAPEKPATP, encoded by the coding sequence ATGACATTCAAGTGTTGCGCGATTATTCCGAGCTACAACCACAGCAAAATGGTTGGCGAGCTAGTGCGGCGCCTGCGCGAGCTCGAGCTGCCGGTTTTTATCATCGACGACGGCAGTGATGCGCCCACCCGCGCCGTGCTTGCTGCGCTGCACGCGCCGGTCTGCGGGGTGACCGTCTATCGTCTCGACGCCAATCGCGGCAAAGGCGCCGCCGTCATGCAGGGTTTTGAGCTCGCGCGCGCGGCCGGGTTTACCCATGCATTGCAGATCGACGCCGACGGGCAACACGATCTCGCGAAGCTCCCCGAGTTCCTCGCGCTTGGCGCAGCCCATCCGGAGGCCTTGATTGCGGGAGCTCCCACGCTCGATGCGTCCACCCCGCGCGTGAGGCGCATCGGCCGCTCGATCACTCACTTCTGGGTCGGCGTCGAAACGCTGACGCTACATCCGGTTGATACGATGTGCGGTCTGCGCCTCTATCCGCTCGACCGCGTGGCGAGGCTCTATACGACTCATCGGCTCGGCCGCCGGATGGATTTCGATATTGAGATTTTCGTCCGCTTGATCTGGGACGGTGTCCAGATTTTTCTGGTTCCGGTGCGGGTGGCGTATCCCCCGGACAACACCTCGAACTTTGCCATGGTCCACGACAACTGGCTAATCACTGTGATGCACACGCGGTTAGTGCTTGCGATACCGTGGCGGCTGCGGCAGATTTTGCGCAATCGCCGGCGGCCCATTGGCCAGCCGCGCCACTGGGCTGCGCTCGCGGAACGCGGGGCCTCCTGGGGCCTCAGTGTCTTGGCGCTGTTCTATCGCCTGACCGGACGCTGGGGATGCACCGTCGCGGTCGTTCCGGTCGCGCTTTATTGCCATCTGACCGGAACCGAACAGCGTCGCGCTTCGCGCGAGTTTCTCCGCCGCGCCTACCGGGCAAAGGGCATCGACTACCATCCTGGACTGTTTGCAACCTTCAGGCACTCGTTCGGGTTCGCGCGCAAAACCGTCGACACCTTCGCGGCGTGGGTTGGCGGTATAGATCCGGCAGCCGTGGTTGTGAGAGATAAGAGAACGCTGGATGACGTCACGGCGGGCGGACAGGGTATCCTGCTGATCGTCTCGCACCTGGGCAATATCGAGCTCAGCCGCGCGCTGCTCAATGACGCGCAACGATCACGCATCAAAATCCTGGTGCACACGGTTCACGCCGAAAACTTTGCGCGTATTCTGCGCCAGTTCCGACCCGAAGCGATGGCTGACACGATCCAGGTGACAGAGATAAATCCCGGGGCGATGATCGCACTTGAGGAGGCTATCGCGCGCGGCGACTGGGTGGCGATCGCGGGCGACCGCACTCCCGTGCGCAGCGATGAACGCATCGTCATGGCGCCTTTTCTCGGCCGCGACGCGCCCTTTCCCCAAGGCCCCTACGTCCTGGCCCACCTGCTCGAATGTCCCGTCTATCTCATGTTTTGTCTCCGCCAGGAGGGCGGCTATGTCCTGTACTTTGAAATCTTTGCCGAGCGCATAACGCTGCCGCGCCGCGACCGCCACTTGTCAATTGCAATGTGGGCGGCGCGCTATGCCGCGCGGCTCGAGAGCTTCTGCTCGATCGATCCGTTTCAGTGGTATAACTTTTTTGACTTCTGGCAGCAGCCGCCCGCGCCGGAAAAGCCGGCGACGCCATGA
- a CDS encoding beta-ketoacyl-ACP synthase gives MRRRVVVTGMGGVTALGEDWPAIRASFTTGKTAVRRMPEWDRFQNLHTRLAAPIDGFDVSRRYDRKQLRTMGPVSRMAVYATERAVADAGLAGDPSLRQGRAGIAYGSSFGSPEALRGFAELMMNGSSNNLTGTNYLQLMSQTAAINIGLFFGISGRIMPTSSGCTSGSQAIGYGAEAIRYGMQDMMIVGGADELSVLGAAVFDTLFATSTRNDAPETTPQPFDRDRDGLVIGEAAATLVLEEFEHAAARGARIHAEVAGFGTNSDGNHVTQPSAITMAAALRLALEAADLKPEAIGFVNGHGTATEWGDIAESRATFDVLGGRIPIHALKSYFGHSLGACGSLEAWLGIEMMKDGWFAPTANLVNVDERCAALDYVVGAGCRRDIEYLMSNNFAFGGINTSLIFRKL, from the coding sequence ATGAGGCGGCGGGTAGTTGTCACCGGGATGGGCGGCGTGACCGCGCTGGGTGAGGATTGGCCGGCGATCCGTGCAAGCTTCACCACTGGGAAGACCGCGGTGCGGCGCATGCCCGAATGGGATCGCTTTCAAAATCTGCATACACGCCTCGCTGCGCCGATCGATGGTTTCGACGTCTCCCGCCGCTACGATCGCAAGCAGTTGCGCACGATGGGTCCGGTGTCGCGCATGGCGGTGTATGCTACCGAACGCGCAGTCGCTGATGCCGGACTCGCCGGCGATCCGTCGCTAAGGCAGGGGCGCGCTGGTATCGCCTATGGCTCGTCGTTCGGCAGCCCGGAGGCGCTCCGCGGCTTCGCGGAATTGATGATGAACGGCAGCTCCAACAATCTGACCGGCACGAACTATTTGCAGTTGATGAGTCAGACCGCCGCAATCAACATCGGACTCTTTTTCGGCATCAGCGGACGCATAATGCCCACCTCGAGCGGTTGCACCTCGGGCAGCCAGGCGATTGGCTACGGCGCCGAGGCGATCCGCTATGGCATGCAGGATATGATGATAGTTGGCGGGGCAGACGAGCTCAGCGTCCTCGGCGCTGCGGTCTTCGACACCCTCTTCGCGACCAGCACGCGCAACGACGCGCCCGAAACCACCCCTCAGCCGTTCGATCGCGATCGCGATGGGCTGGTGATCGGCGAAGCCGCAGCGACACTGGTGCTCGAGGAGTTCGAACATGCCGCAGCGCGGGGCGCTCGCATCCATGCCGAAGTCGCGGGCTTTGGCACCAACTCCGACGGCAACCACGTCACCCAGCCGTCGGCGATTACCATGGCCGCGGCGTTGCGCCTCGCCCTCGAAGCCGCGGACCTCAAACCCGAAGCTATCGGCTTTGTGAATGGTCACGGCACCGCGACCGAATGGGGCGATATCGCTGAAAGCCGCGCAACCTTTGACGTCCTCGGCGGACGCATCCCGATCCACGCGTTGAAGAGCTACTTCGGACACTCGCTGGGGGCCTGCGGGAGCCTCGAGGCCTGGCTCGGAATCGAAATGATGAAGGATGGATGGTTCGCGCCCACCGCGAACCTGGTTAACGTTGACGAGCGCTGCGCCGCGCTCGACTATGTGGTTGGCGCAGGATGCCGCCGCGACATCGAATATCTGATGTCGAATAACTTCGCTTTCGGCGGAATCAACACCTCGCTGATTTTCAGGAAACTCTAG
- a CDS encoding DUF3261 domain-containing protein: MSTTPARLLLIVLTISLAACATHKPASRTNVTIAPGLEFAMPTGRELGYSVEATQLITAHFHDQVQVFQAYVSVSPEKITMIALDPLGGRALTITATDEALTFAAAPTAPAALRPGNILADLAIVYWPAPAVRRALAGSSASLDDDQSGRTIILDGRVVVQVTYEAPHENTWTKLAHLHNLEYGYELDLQSAVTGP; the protein is encoded by the coding sequence ATGAGCACGACGCCCGCGCGGTTATTGTTGATCGTTCTCACAATCTCCCTCGCGGCGTGCGCCACCCATAAGCCCGCGAGTCGCACTAACGTCACAATCGCACCAGGACTCGAATTCGCCATGCCCACCGGCCGCGAACTCGGCTATTCGGTCGAGGCCACGCAACTCATCACCGCCCATTTCCACGATCAGGTGCAGGTGTTCCAGGCCTACGTCAGTGTATCGCCCGAAAAAATCACCATGATTGCGCTCGATCCGCTTGGCGGCCGCGCACTCACTATCACTGCAACCGATGAGGCGCTCACTTTCGCGGCGGCGCCGACGGCGCCCGCGGCGCTCCGCCCCGGAAACATTCTCGCCGATCTCGCGATCGTCTATTGGCCCGCACCGGCGGTTCGCCGCGCTTTGGCGGGCAGCTCCGCCTCGTTGGATGACGATCAGAGCGGGCGCACGATCATCCTCGACGGCCGTGTCGTGGTGCAGGTCACCTATGAAGCGCCGCATGAAAACACCTGGACAAAACTCGCGCATCTGCACAATCTCGAATACGGTTATGAGCTCGATCTGCAGTCGGCGGTGACCGGACCATGA
- a CDS encoding outer membrane lipoprotein carrier protein LolA: MIRIPARSFIVTVAMLALATAGRAQFIAGPRLAPGQTLRGRFVQTRRLIGLPSPLTSDGSFVLAPGRGLIWRLEHPLQTTTVITPSGIRQLINGSQVQQIEAAKVPFIASFYDMLGGTLAGDLAALRRDFAIKTIGDRNSWNTVLTPIRPDDPVAAMLASIVITGGKMVDSVSITRANGDTERLTFLQQTISSLPLSSDDQRLLSNQEIQPAG; encoded by the coding sequence GTGATTCGAATTCCGGCGCGATCGTTCATCGTGACGGTCGCGATGCTCGCGCTCGCCACTGCGGGCCGTGCGCAATTCATCGCCGGACCGAGGTTGGCGCCCGGGCAGACCCTGCGCGGGCGCTTCGTCCAGACGCGGCGTCTGATCGGGCTGCCGTCCCCGCTGACCAGTGACGGCAGCTTCGTCCTCGCACCCGGCCGCGGACTTATCTGGCGGCTCGAACACCCGCTCCAAACCACCACCGTGATAACGCCCAGCGGCATCCGGCAGCTCATCAACGGCAGCCAGGTGCAACAGATCGAGGCGGCAAAAGTCCCCTTCATCGCCAGCTTTTATGACATGCTTGGCGGCACGTTGGCCGGAGACCTGGCGGCTCTGCGGCGTGACTTCGCGATCAAAACCATCGGCGATCGCAACTCCTGGAACACCGTTCTGACGCCAATCCGTCCCGACGATCCGGTCGCCGCGATGCTCGCATCGATCGTTATTACCGGCGGCAAAATGGTCGATAGTGTCAGCATCACGCGCGCGAACGGCGATACCGAACGGTTGACCTTTCTGCAGCAGACCATTTCGAGTCTTCCCCTCAGTAGTGACGACCAGCGCTTGCTGAGTAATCAGGAAATCCAGCCGGCCGGCTGA
- a CDS encoding acyl-CoA thioesterase gives MISAEVVIRIQFYDLDPMRVVWHGNYPRLLEQARAALFEKISFGYREMSESNFTWPIVDLRIKYIRAINPLQTIKVTATLVEYENRLKIDYLITDNATDEILTRAHTVQVTVDRASNELCFETPAALVEKVRRAL, from the coding sequence ATGATCTCCGCCGAGGTCGTCATTCGCATTCAGTTCTACGACCTCGATCCGATGCGCGTCGTCTGGCACGGCAATTACCCGCGCCTGCTCGAACAGGCGCGCGCCGCCTTGTTCGAGAAAATCTCTTTCGGCTACCGCGAGATGTCCGAAAGCAATTTCACCTGGCCGATTGTCGACCTCCGCATCAAGTACATCCGCGCAATCAATCCGCTCCAGACCATCAAGGTGACGGCGACCTTGGTCGAATACGAGAATCGTCTCAAGATTGACTACCTCATTACTGACAACGCGACCGATGAGATTCTGACCAGAGCGCATACGGTACAGGTGACAGTTGATCGCGCGAGCAACGAACTGTGCTTTGAAACGCCGGCGGCGCTGGTGGAAAAAGTGCGGCGCGCGTTGTGA
- a CDS encoding MMPL family transporter, whose product MKIAAYAWALLVAVAGITLLLQLRRGVELQTDMTALLPVEERDPFVHLAKDRVSNMLSQRVFILVGDRDRANARAAGATLARTLEDSGLTKSVAYHINSGRLKTLGAIYFPYRGGLLSDADRARLQDNQAAQIVERALASVYGPSSIADANLLRRDPFLLLPEFLSNLPMPEGRLAPDDGVLTTRAGATTWTLLVAQLNGRVYSGAFQDRFIAKLDAAVQRLRATLPHLQVLRVGAIFYAHDGASRATRETTRLSIVSLIGTIVLVLSVFRALRPLWLTLLAIAVGVVCAFAVCLAIFGGLHVAALLIGVSLIGIAIDYCLQYVSARFGADAGPPRERLCRVLPGITLGVATTLIGYATLMLAPFPGLRQLAVFSAIGLIGSFITVVLWLPRLDSPEPLIHGARILGIANQLWTFWEEARYRPWRLSLVALIGIGAMLGAARLRVDDDVRHQQTLAPGLRDQEARIRGLTGITGGTEFLLVSAPDLEGALQAEEGLQTRLTAAMQDGALRGFQALAQFFPSVARQRQNRALVRDKLMRPYLMSFYQRLGMTGAAQADTGAAGFLTPDAIPDDSPLAFLRNLSVDSKGATQVVILTGVTRPDEIRDLFAAIPGVRFVDPAGDVTRLLGEYRRRAILLIAVSVLLMMPILIWRYGLRGSLDVTLPPAIAVLATPPLLALVGVSFTFFNAMALVLVVSIGFDYAVFCRETVPSRRSVTMLGVWLAMMTTLLSFGLLVLSSTYAVHAFGATILVGTTLAFAFSPLAGTRVKNRPIRAVEADG is encoded by the coding sequence ATGAAGATCGCGGCGTACGCCTGGGCTCTGCTGGTCGCCGTCGCGGGTATCACGCTGCTGCTGCAACTGCGTCGCGGCGTCGAGCTGCAGACCGACATGACCGCGCTCCTGCCGGTCGAGGAACGCGACCCGTTCGTGCACCTGGCAAAAGACCGCGTCAGCAATATGTTATCGCAACGCGTTTTTATTCTTGTCGGCGATCGCGATCGCGCCAACGCCCGCGCCGCCGGTGCGACTCTGGCGCGGACTCTCGAAGACTCCGGCCTGACGAAATCGGTGGCCTATCATATAAATTCCGGCCGTCTGAAAACGCTCGGCGCGATCTATTTCCCCTATCGCGGCGGGCTGCTCAGCGACGCCGATCGCGCGCGCCTGCAAGACAATCAAGCCGCGCAAATTGTCGAGCGCGCGCTCGCCAGCGTCTACGGGCCGTCGTCAATCGCGGATGCCAATCTCTTGCGCCGCGATCCGTTCCTGCTGCTGCCCGAATTCCTTAGCAATCTGCCGATGCCCGAGGGGCGGCTCGCCCCGGATGACGGAGTGCTGACGACGCGCGCCGGCGCGACGACCTGGACCCTGTTGGTCGCGCAACTCAACGGCCGGGTCTACTCAGGCGCCTTCCAGGATCGTTTCATTGCGAAGTTGGACGCGGCCGTGCAAAGACTGCGCGCGACCTTGCCGCATTTGCAGGTCCTGCGCGTCGGCGCGATCTTCTACGCTCACGATGGCGCGAGCCGCGCCACCCGCGAAACCACCCGCCTGAGTATCGTCTCCCTCATCGGCACGATCGTCCTGGTCCTGAGTGTTTTCCGCGCGCTGCGGCCCTTATGGCTGACCCTGCTCGCGATCGCGGTCGGCGTGGTCTGCGCCTTCGCGGTATGCCTCGCAATCTTCGGCGGCCTTCACGTCGCCGCGCTTTTGATCGGCGTCAGCTTGATCGGAATCGCGATCGACTACTGCCTGCAGTACGTCTCCGCACGCTTCGGCGCCGATGCCGGCCCCCCGCGCGAGCGCTTGTGCCGCGTGCTGCCCGGCATCACTCTCGGAGTCGCCACGACCCTCATCGGTTATGCGACCCTGATGCTCGCGCCCTTTCCAGGATTGCGCCAGCTCGCGGTTTTCTCTGCGATCGGGCTGATCGGTTCTTTCATCACGGTCGTCTTGTGGCTGCCGCGGCTTGATAGCCCCGAGCCGCTGATCCACGGCGCGCGCATTCTCGGCATCGCGAATCAACTCTGGACGTTTTGGGAAGAGGCGCGCTATCGCCCTTGGCGCTTGAGCCTGGTTGCGCTGATTGGAATTGGCGCGATGCTGGGCGCCGCCAGGCTTCGCGTCGATGACGATGTGCGGCATCAGCAGACGCTCGCGCCCGGGCTGCGCGATCAGGAGGCGCGAATTCGCGGTCTCACCGGAATTACCGGAGGAACTGAATTCCTTCTCGTGAGCGCGCCGGATCTTGAGGGCGCCTTGCAGGCCGAAGAGGGTTTGCAAACGCGTCTCACCGCAGCCATGCAGGACGGCGCACTTCGCGGTTTTCAAGCGCTCGCGCAGTTCTTCCCTTCGGTCGCCCGTCAACGCCAGAACCGCGCCCTGGTGCGCGACAAGCTGATGCGCCCCTACCTGATGTCGTTTTACCAACGTCTCGGCATGACCGGCGCCGCACAAGCCGACACCGGCGCCGCCGGATTCCTTACCCCCGACGCCATCCCGGATGATTCGCCCCTCGCCTTCCTGCGCAACCTGAGCGTCGACTCAAAGGGCGCCACGCAGGTCGTGATCCTCACCGGTGTCACGCGGCCCGATGAGATTCGCGATCTATTCGCGGCTATACCCGGCGTCCGTTTCGTCGATCCGGCCGGGGATGTCACGCGACTTCTCGGCGAGTATCGCCGGCGCGCGATCCTCCTCATCGCGGTCTCCGTGCTGCTGATGATGCCGATCCTGATTTGGCGCTACGGTTTACGCGGCAGTCTCGACGTTACGCTGCCGCCGGCTATCGCGGTGCTCGCAACACCGCCGCTCCTGGCGTTGGTGGGGGTGAGCTTTACCTTCTTTAACGCGATGGCGCTCGTGCTGGTAGTGTCGATCGGCTTCGACTACGCGGTCTTCTGTCGCGAGACCGTGCCCTCACGCCGTTCAGTCACGATGCTCGGCGTATGGCTCGCGATGATGACGACGCTGCTGTCCTTCGGCTTGCTGGTCTTGAGCAGTACCTATGCCGTGCATGCGTTTGGCGCGACCATCCTGGTCGGAACAACTTTGGCTTTCGCTTTCTCTCCACTGGCGGGCACGCGCGTTAAAAATCGTCCAATCCGTGCGGTCGAGGCCGACGGATGA
- a CDS encoding AMP-binding protein gives MSLVALADLLAGARPESHCVAIQNGRPITLARLRADICHNADRLAADGIRRGAVVAEDGYWFLVGLLALIKIGAEVMLPPNAQAGALRRLAGEVDVLLTAAEPIELGNQVALQAGPAAVAPFAFDTVAGRIEFFTSGSTGEMKRVARSLTRLEREAAVLEQMWGGELGDVPVLGTVTHQHVFGMTFRIVWPLVAGRPFHAEFHVAWEPLTAQLNGPAMVVTSPAQLTRLGGLPPLAAAQRPRLIITAGAPLPPAAAREATAIFGCAPTEIFGSTEAGVIAWRREVAEPVLWQPLPSVEVAADADGVLLLRSPHASGDGWAQQADRIAFAADGRFRLEGRIDRVLKIEGKRVSLQRLERELAALPWVEEAAVAGLGEHDAYLGAVVRLSAMGAAELERLGKFRFERMLRWELSSTEDPAVLPRRWRFVNSMPMDGLGKRRVRDVVALLEQNL, from the coding sequence ACTGCGTTGCGATCCAAAATGGCCGCCCAATCACGTTGGCGCGCCTGCGTGCGGACATCTGCCACAACGCCGATCGCCTTGCCGCCGACGGCATCCGGCGCGGCGCCGTCGTCGCCGAAGATGGCTACTGGTTCCTCGTCGGCCTCCTTGCGCTGATCAAAATTGGCGCCGAGGTCATGCTGCCGCCGAACGCGCAAGCCGGCGCCTTGCGCCGCCTCGCCGGCGAGGTCGACGTCTTGCTGACTGCTGCAGAGCCGATCGAGCTTGGCAACCAGGTCGCGTTGCAAGCCGGCCCGGCCGCCGTCGCGCCCTTTGCTTTCGATACCGTCGCCGGCCGAATCGAGTTTTTTACCTCCGGTTCGACTGGCGAGATGAAGCGTGTCGCGAGGTCGCTGACGCGGTTGGAGCGCGAGGCCGCGGTGCTTGAACAGATGTGGGGTGGGGAGCTCGGCGATGTTCCAGTTCTCGGCACCGTCACGCATCAGCATGTATTCGGCATGACCTTTCGCATCGTCTGGCCGCTGGTGGCGGGACGACCATTCCACGCAGAATTTCACGTCGCCTGGGAGCCGCTGACGGCCCAATTGAACGGCCCCGCAATGGTAGTCACGAGTCCGGCGCAACTGACGCGCCTGGGCGGCCTCCCGCCGCTCGCTGCAGCCCAGCGTCCGCGGCTAATCATTACCGCGGGCGCGCCGTTGCCGCCTGCCGCCGCGCGTGAAGCTACGGCGATCTTCGGATGCGCGCCCACCGAAATCTTCGGCAGCACCGAAGCCGGCGTTATCGCCTGGCGGCGCGAGGTGGCGGAACCCGTGCTCTGGCAGCCGTTACCCTCGGTCGAGGTTGCTGCCGATGCCGACGGCGTTCTGCTGCTGCGCTCCCCGCACGCATCCGGCGACGGCTGGGCTCAACAGGCCGACAGAATTGCGTTTGCGGCCGATGGACGTTTCCGCCTCGAAGGGCGAATCGATCGCGTGCTAAAGATTGAAGGCAAGCGGGTCAGCCTCCAGCGCCTCGAGCGTGAGCTCGCCGCGCTCCCATGGGTCGAGGAAGCCGCGGTGGCCGGCCTCGGCGAGCACGACGCCTATCTGGGCGCGGTCGTGAGGCTCTCGGCCATGGGCGCTGCCGAGCTCGAGCGGCTCGGCAAATTTCGCTTCGAGCGGATGCTGCGATGGGAGCTCTCCTCGACCGAGGATCCCGCAGTACTCCCGCGGCGCTGGCGATTTGTCAATTCGATGCCGATGGATGGGCTGGGCAAGCGCCGGGTTCGAGACGTGGTGGCGTTGCTGGAGCAGAACCTGTGA